In Polyodon spathula isolate WHYD16114869_AA chromosome 27, ASM1765450v1, whole genome shotgun sequence, one DNA window encodes the following:
- the ushbp1 gene encoding colorectal mutant cancer protein isoform X1 — translation MDSADAGDLEAASGEDCLAVHGIGEPPKCKQDPQDAGSDPPGQDLLEYEQDIGSLLRMVAELNGNIGGLQGPPSAKEADAIPLKEMPGVQSPEPQCSSLEDGEPQSSTLTPGQGDNTELWMEVQRLLDVLESSINSRRARAVPCTFRDSDSHIEHLTAAWETWVHVTQVLDDVETELGIPSDMGLPPEERSCLQREVLASRQGNRDLRTTLQQREQEIHRSKVMLSSLQEERDRLKKKVIALQCSLQAVGSASPPPNPSSSSGIMSPPCLSSPPCPGSPVPHPAPALSSGGDRPTPATSRVLVFENGIERLHRCIERLRSRNDRLSAALERRKGESERLSMLLGKHESSNTALQLALRYSEDSVDAYSELWSLCEARRPALLETRGAADGRACLLVPEPTACPYSAERSPETGESPHSAAEGAMEQTLAAHSRGDHEGALRERILQLRKDLEAVQIPVLEPGAGETGGKDTDTLPGHRDPKPGNSPSPKRGKTALLQELGSVREEMAELREEIRLAEKERRCLEWTLAAHKTQETASGLILESLQAELEEEEAGIQIPPEWAAPAAPSVGVPGSQNESILREIQAALGRELALSKRVSALRCSLEVVLTDSATRRRHSKEISAQLAREHSSATAAFRSSRMKYREQLWRLERQIVVMSQRHSAQIGGLQGALQALEYRRAETTL, via the exons AGCTCAATGGGAATATTGGGGGGCTACAGGGACCACCCAG TGCCAAAGAAGCTGATGCAATCCCCCTTAAAGAGATGCCCGGTGTTCAGAGTCCAGAGCCTCAGTGTAGCTCGCTAGAAGATGGagaaccacagagcagcacattgACTCCAGGGCAAG GTGACAACACTGAGCTGTGGATGGAGGTGCAGAGGTTACTGGACGTCCTGGAAAGCTCCATTAACAGCAGAAGGGCCAGAGCTGTCCCCTGCACGTTCCGGGACAGTGACAGTCACATCGAGCACCTGACAGCAGCCTGGGAAACCTGGGTCCACGTCACACAG GTGCTTGATGACGTGGAGACGGAGTTGGGGATCCCCTCTGACATGGGGCTCCCCCCCGAGGAGCGCAGCTGCCTCCAGAGGGAAGTCCTCGCCTCCCGCCAGGGGAACCGCGACCTCCGCACGACCCTGCAGCAACGGGAGCAGGAGATTCACAGGTCGAAGGTCATGCTGAGCAGCCTGCAGGAGGAGCGTGACAGACTTAAAAAGaag GTAATTGCTCTCCAGTGCAGCCTGCAGGCAGTGGGCAGTGCCTCGCCCCCTCCCAACCCCTCCTCGTCCAGTGGAATCATGAGCCCCCCCTGCCTGTCCTCGCCCCCCTGCCCTGGCTCTCCTGTGCCCCACCCTGCGCCTGCCCTGTCCAGCGGGGGTGATAGACCTACTCCAGCCACGTCCAGGGTCCTCGTCTTTGAGAACGGAATTGAGCGGCTGCATAG GTGCATCGAGAGGCTGAGGTCTCGAAACGATCGTCTCTCTGCAGCGCTGGAGAGAAGGAAGGGGGAGTCGGAGCGGCTCAGCATGTTACTGGGCAAACACGAGTCCAGCAACACAGCCCTGCAGCTGGCTCTGAGATACAG CGAGGACTCTGTGGATGCCTACAGTGAGCTGTGGTCTCTGTGTGAAGCCAGGCGCCCCGCCCTGCTGGAGACAAGAGGGGCTGCAG ACGGtcgtgcttgcttgcttgttccAGAGCCAACAGCTTGCCCTTACTCTGCTGAGAGAAGCCCAGAGACCGGAGAGTCCCCTCACTCAGCAGCAGAGGGCGCTATGGAGCAAACCCTTGCAGCACACAGCAG GGGGGATCATGAAGGTGCGCTCCGGGAGAGAATCCTGCAGCTCAGGAAGGACCTGGAGGCCGTGCAGATTCCTGTCCTCGAGCCAGGCGCTGGGGAGACCGGGGGCAAGGACACAGACACCCTGCCTGGGCACAGAGACCCGAAGCCAGGCAACTCACCCAGCCCCAAGAGGGGGAAAACAGCCCTGCTCCAGGAACTTGGCAGCGTCAGG gaggagatggccgagcTGAGGGAAGAGATCAGGCTGGCGGAGAAGGAGAGGAGGTGTCTGGAGTGGACGCTGGCTGCTCACAAGACACAGGAAACAGCCAGTGGACTGATACTGGAGAGCCTCCAggcagagctggaggaggaggaggcagggaTACAG ATCCCCCCAGAGTGGGCAGCTCCAGCAGCCCCTAGTGTGGGGGTCCCGGGATCACAAAACGAGTCAATCCTGCGAGAGATTCAGGCAGCACTGGGACG GGAGCTGGCTCTGAGCAAGAGGGTGTCTGCGCTGCGCTGCTCTTTGGAGGTAGTTCTGACAGACAGCGCCACCCGCAGGAGACACAGTAAAGAGATCAGCGCCCAGCTGGCCAGGGAGCACAG TAGCGCGACGGCTGCCTTCCGGAGCTCTCGGATGAAGTACCGCGAGCAGCTGTGGCGTCTGGAGCGTCAGATCGTTGTGATGTCACAGAGGCACAGCGCCCAGATCGGCGGACTGCAGGGGGCGCTGCAAGCCCTGGAGTATAGGCGAGCCGAGACCACACTCTGA
- the LOC121301483 gene encoding nuclear receptor subfamily 2 group F member 6-like: MAMVSRGWGDPNGETNGLGEKGYVREDEEGSPQAGGSDAEAVVDDRGCAVDCGVCGDKSSGKHYGVFTCEGCKSFFKRSIRRNLSYTCRSNRDCQIDQHHRNQCQYCRLKKCFRVGMRKEAVQRGRIPPSHLGISPTSTPGGDFLNGQPVSELISQLLRAEPYPSGRYGSQYNPQQGGSVMGIDSICELAARLLFSTIEWARSIPFFPELPVSEQVALLRLSWSELFILNAAQSALPLHMAPLLAAAGFHSSPMSAERVVSFMDQVRVFQDQVEKLSRLQVDSAEYSCLKAIALFSPDACGLTDPVHVESLQEKAQVALTEYVRAQYPGQPQRFGRLLLRLPALRAVPASLISQLFFMRLVGKTPIETLIRDMQLSGSSISWPYAPGQ, encoded by the exons ATGGCAATGGTGAGCAGGGGATGGGGCGACCCAAACGGAGAGACCAACGGCCTGGGAGAGAAGGGCTACGTGCGGGAGGATGAGGAGGGGTCCCCCCAGGCCGGGGGCAGCGATGCGGAGGCCGTGGTGGACGACAGGGGCTGTGCGGTGGACTGCGGAGTCTGTGGGGACAAGTCGAGCGGGAAGCACTACGGCGTGTTCACCTGCGAGGGTTGCAAAAGCTTCTTCAAGAGGAGCATCAGACGCAACCTCAGCTACACCTGCAG ATCAAACCGGGACTGCCAGATCGACCAGCACCACCGGAACCAGTGCCAGTACTGCCGGCTCAAGAAGTGCTTCCGGGTTGGGATGCGCAAAGAAG CTGTGCAGAGGGGTCGCATCCCTCCGTCCCACTTGGGAATCAGCCCCACATCCACCCCTGGGGGGGACTTCTTGAACGGGCAGCCGGTCTCGGAGCTCATCTCCCAGCTCCTGCGGGCCGAGCCCTACCCCAGCGGGCGCTACGGCTCCCAGTACAACCCGCAGCAGGGGGGCAGCGTGATGGGCATCGACAGCATCTGCGAGCTGGCGGCGCGGCTGCTCTTCAGCACCATCGAGTGGGCGCGCAGCATCCCCTTCTTCCCCGAGCTGCCCGTGTCGGAGCAGGTGGCACTGCTGCGGCTCAGCTGGAGCGAGCTGTTCATCCTCAACGCTGCCCAGTCCGCCCTGCCCCTGCACATGGCCCCCCTGCTGGCCGCGGCCGGCTTTCACTCCTCCCCCATGTCCGCGGAGCGCGTCGTTTCATTCATGGACCAGGTGCGGGTGTTCCAGGACCAGGTGGAGAAGCTGAGTCGCCTGCAGGTTGACTCGGCCGAGTACAGCTGCCTCAAAGCCATCGCGCTCTTCTCCCCAG ACGCCTGCGGGCTCACAGACCCGGTTCACGTGGAGAGCCTGCAGGAGAAGGCCCAGGTCGCTCTGACGGAGTATGTGAGGGCTCAGTACCCGGGGCAGCCCCAGCGCTTCGGCCGGCTGCTGCTCAGGCTGCCCGCGCTCCGAGCCGTGCCCGCATCCCTCATCTCACAGCTCTTCTTCATGAGGCTGGTGGGCAAGACGCCCATCGAGACCCTGATTCGAGACATGCAGCTCTCTGGCAGCTCCATCAGCTGGCCCTACGCCCCGGGGCAGTAA
- the ushbp1 gene encoding colorectal mutant cancer protein isoform X2 produces the protein MDSADAGDLEAASGEDCLAVHGIGEPPKCKQDPQDAGSDPPGQDLLEYEQDIGSLLRMVAELNGNIGGLQGPPSAKEADAIPLKEMPGVQSPEPQCSSLEDGEPQSSTLTPGQGDNTELWMEVQRLLDVLESSINSRRARAVPCTFRDSDSHIEHLTAAWETWVHVTQVLDDVETELGIPSDMGLPPEERSCLQREVLASRQGNRDLRTTLQQREQEIHRSKVMLSSLQEERDRLKKKVIALQCSLQAVGSASPPPNPSSSSGIMSPPCLSSPPCPGSPVPHPAPALSSGGDRPTPATSRVLVFENGIERLHRCIERLRSRNDRLSAALERRKGESERLSMLLGKHESSNTALQLALRYSEDSVDAYSELWSLCEARRPALLETRGAAEPTACPYSAERSPETGESPHSAAEGAMEQTLAAHSRGDHEGALRERILQLRKDLEAVQIPVLEPGAGETGGKDTDTLPGHRDPKPGNSPSPKRGKTALLQELGSVREEMAELREEIRLAEKERRCLEWTLAAHKTQETASGLILESLQAELEEEEAGIQIPPEWAAPAAPSVGVPGSQNESILREIQAALGRELALSKRVSALRCSLEVVLTDSATRRRHSKEISAQLAREHSSATAAFRSSRMKYREQLWRLERQIVVMSQRHSAQIGGLQGALQALEYRRAETTL, from the exons AGCTCAATGGGAATATTGGGGGGCTACAGGGACCACCCAG TGCCAAAGAAGCTGATGCAATCCCCCTTAAAGAGATGCCCGGTGTTCAGAGTCCAGAGCCTCAGTGTAGCTCGCTAGAAGATGGagaaccacagagcagcacattgACTCCAGGGCAAG GTGACAACACTGAGCTGTGGATGGAGGTGCAGAGGTTACTGGACGTCCTGGAAAGCTCCATTAACAGCAGAAGGGCCAGAGCTGTCCCCTGCACGTTCCGGGACAGTGACAGTCACATCGAGCACCTGACAGCAGCCTGGGAAACCTGGGTCCACGTCACACAG GTGCTTGATGACGTGGAGACGGAGTTGGGGATCCCCTCTGACATGGGGCTCCCCCCCGAGGAGCGCAGCTGCCTCCAGAGGGAAGTCCTCGCCTCCCGCCAGGGGAACCGCGACCTCCGCACGACCCTGCAGCAACGGGAGCAGGAGATTCACAGGTCGAAGGTCATGCTGAGCAGCCTGCAGGAGGAGCGTGACAGACTTAAAAAGaag GTAATTGCTCTCCAGTGCAGCCTGCAGGCAGTGGGCAGTGCCTCGCCCCCTCCCAACCCCTCCTCGTCCAGTGGAATCATGAGCCCCCCCTGCCTGTCCTCGCCCCCCTGCCCTGGCTCTCCTGTGCCCCACCCTGCGCCTGCCCTGTCCAGCGGGGGTGATAGACCTACTCCAGCCACGTCCAGGGTCCTCGTCTTTGAGAACGGAATTGAGCGGCTGCATAG GTGCATCGAGAGGCTGAGGTCTCGAAACGATCGTCTCTCTGCAGCGCTGGAGAGAAGGAAGGGGGAGTCGGAGCGGCTCAGCATGTTACTGGGCAAACACGAGTCCAGCAACACAGCCCTGCAGCTGGCTCTGAGATACAG CGAGGACTCTGTGGATGCCTACAGTGAGCTGTGGTCTCTGTGTGAAGCCAGGCGCCCCGCCCTGCTGGAGACAAGAGGGGCTGCAG AGCCAACAGCTTGCCCTTACTCTGCTGAGAGAAGCCCAGAGACCGGAGAGTCCCCTCACTCAGCAGCAGAGGGCGCTATGGAGCAAACCCTTGCAGCACACAGCAG GGGGGATCATGAAGGTGCGCTCCGGGAGAGAATCCTGCAGCTCAGGAAGGACCTGGAGGCCGTGCAGATTCCTGTCCTCGAGCCAGGCGCTGGGGAGACCGGGGGCAAGGACACAGACACCCTGCCTGGGCACAGAGACCCGAAGCCAGGCAACTCACCCAGCCCCAAGAGGGGGAAAACAGCCCTGCTCCAGGAACTTGGCAGCGTCAGG gaggagatggccgagcTGAGGGAAGAGATCAGGCTGGCGGAGAAGGAGAGGAGGTGTCTGGAGTGGACGCTGGCTGCTCACAAGACACAGGAAACAGCCAGTGGACTGATACTGGAGAGCCTCCAggcagagctggaggaggaggaggcagggaTACAG ATCCCCCCAGAGTGGGCAGCTCCAGCAGCCCCTAGTGTGGGGGTCCCGGGATCACAAAACGAGTCAATCCTGCGAGAGATTCAGGCAGCACTGGGACG GGAGCTGGCTCTGAGCAAGAGGGTGTCTGCGCTGCGCTGCTCTTTGGAGGTAGTTCTGACAGACAGCGCCACCCGCAGGAGACACAGTAAAGAGATCAGCGCCCAGCTGGCCAGGGAGCACAG TAGCGCGACGGCTGCCTTCCGGAGCTCTCGGATGAAGTACCGCGAGCAGCTGTGGCGTCTGGAGCGTCAGATCGTTGTGATGTCACAGAGGCACAGCGCCCAGATCGGCGGACTGCAGGGGGCGCTGCAAGCCCTGGAGTATAGGCGAGCCGAGACCACACTCTGA
- the ushbp1 gene encoding colorectal mutant cancer protein isoform X3 encodes MDSADAGDLEAASGEDCLAVHGIGEPPKCKQDPQDAGSDPPGQDLLDAKEADAIPLKEMPGVQSPEPQCSSLEDGEPQSSTLTPGQGDNTELWMEVQRLLDVLESSINSRRARAVPCTFRDSDSHIEHLTAAWETWVHVTQVLDDVETELGIPSDMGLPPEERSCLQREVLASRQGNRDLRTTLQQREQEIHRSKVMLSSLQEERDRLKKKVIALQCSLQAVGSASPPPNPSSSSGIMSPPCLSSPPCPGSPVPHPAPALSSGGDRPTPATSRVLVFENGIERLHRCIERLRSRNDRLSAALERRKGESERLSMLLGKHESSNTALQLALRYSEDSVDAYSELWSLCEARRPALLETRGAADGRACLLVPEPTACPYSAERSPETGESPHSAAEGAMEQTLAAHSRGDHEGALRERILQLRKDLEAVQIPVLEPGAGETGGKDTDTLPGHRDPKPGNSPSPKRGKTALLQELGSVREEMAELREEIRLAEKERRCLEWTLAAHKTQETASGLILESLQAELEEEEAGIQIPPEWAAPAAPSVGVPGSQNESILREIQAALGRELALSKRVSALRCSLEVVLTDSATRRRHSKEISAQLAREHSSATAAFRSSRMKYREQLWRLERQIVVMSQRHSAQIGGLQGALQALEYRRAETTL; translated from the exons TGCCAAAGAAGCTGATGCAATCCCCCTTAAAGAGATGCCCGGTGTTCAGAGTCCAGAGCCTCAGTGTAGCTCGCTAGAAGATGGagaaccacagagcagcacattgACTCCAGGGCAAG GTGACAACACTGAGCTGTGGATGGAGGTGCAGAGGTTACTGGACGTCCTGGAAAGCTCCATTAACAGCAGAAGGGCCAGAGCTGTCCCCTGCACGTTCCGGGACAGTGACAGTCACATCGAGCACCTGACAGCAGCCTGGGAAACCTGGGTCCACGTCACACAG GTGCTTGATGACGTGGAGACGGAGTTGGGGATCCCCTCTGACATGGGGCTCCCCCCCGAGGAGCGCAGCTGCCTCCAGAGGGAAGTCCTCGCCTCCCGCCAGGGGAACCGCGACCTCCGCACGACCCTGCAGCAACGGGAGCAGGAGATTCACAGGTCGAAGGTCATGCTGAGCAGCCTGCAGGAGGAGCGTGACAGACTTAAAAAGaag GTAATTGCTCTCCAGTGCAGCCTGCAGGCAGTGGGCAGTGCCTCGCCCCCTCCCAACCCCTCCTCGTCCAGTGGAATCATGAGCCCCCCCTGCCTGTCCTCGCCCCCCTGCCCTGGCTCTCCTGTGCCCCACCCTGCGCCTGCCCTGTCCAGCGGGGGTGATAGACCTACTCCAGCCACGTCCAGGGTCCTCGTCTTTGAGAACGGAATTGAGCGGCTGCATAG GTGCATCGAGAGGCTGAGGTCTCGAAACGATCGTCTCTCTGCAGCGCTGGAGAGAAGGAAGGGGGAGTCGGAGCGGCTCAGCATGTTACTGGGCAAACACGAGTCCAGCAACACAGCCCTGCAGCTGGCTCTGAGATACAG CGAGGACTCTGTGGATGCCTACAGTGAGCTGTGGTCTCTGTGTGAAGCCAGGCGCCCCGCCCTGCTGGAGACAAGAGGGGCTGCAG ACGGtcgtgcttgcttgcttgttccAGAGCCAACAGCTTGCCCTTACTCTGCTGAGAGAAGCCCAGAGACCGGAGAGTCCCCTCACTCAGCAGCAGAGGGCGCTATGGAGCAAACCCTTGCAGCACACAGCAG GGGGGATCATGAAGGTGCGCTCCGGGAGAGAATCCTGCAGCTCAGGAAGGACCTGGAGGCCGTGCAGATTCCTGTCCTCGAGCCAGGCGCTGGGGAGACCGGGGGCAAGGACACAGACACCCTGCCTGGGCACAGAGACCCGAAGCCAGGCAACTCACCCAGCCCCAAGAGGGGGAAAACAGCCCTGCTCCAGGAACTTGGCAGCGTCAGG gaggagatggccgagcTGAGGGAAGAGATCAGGCTGGCGGAGAAGGAGAGGAGGTGTCTGGAGTGGACGCTGGCTGCTCACAAGACACAGGAAACAGCCAGTGGACTGATACTGGAGAGCCTCCAggcagagctggaggaggaggaggcagggaTACAG ATCCCCCCAGAGTGGGCAGCTCCAGCAGCCCCTAGTGTGGGGGTCCCGGGATCACAAAACGAGTCAATCCTGCGAGAGATTCAGGCAGCACTGGGACG GGAGCTGGCTCTGAGCAAGAGGGTGTCTGCGCTGCGCTGCTCTTTGGAGGTAGTTCTGACAGACAGCGCCACCCGCAGGAGACACAGTAAAGAGATCAGCGCCCAGCTGGCCAGGGAGCACAG TAGCGCGACGGCTGCCTTCCGGAGCTCTCGGATGAAGTACCGCGAGCAGCTGTGGCGTCTGGAGCGTCAGATCGTTGTGATGTCACAGAGGCACAGCGCCCAGATCGGCGGACTGCAGGGGGCGCTGCAAGCCCTGGAGTATAGGCGAGCCGAGACCACACTCTGA